TTGCAACTGAACCACCATAACCGTTGCaaataaacagaaaaatgACAAGTTGAATGGAAAAAATCTTGTGCAACGATTATGTATTGTCAACTAGTTCTAAATGATTCTATTTTCTGCCACATCGACCTACCTTGCTACCTCCCCATCGTCACTGGATCTTCCTCAACGAGTGCTTTCTCAAGTACGAGAATTACTACTCCTATAAGGAGTTCACATCTTCATCTAGGGATTATGTGAATTGCCCCTCAGAAATGAGTGAATTAATTAGGATTACGATTTGACGGAGTCTTAGAATTGCATAGTGTAGAATTATTTCACACATATCCAACGTAACAGAACAAGTCCGCCCTAAATTTGGGTTCCATTTCATGAACAGGGAGAATAGTCCCTCTTTTCATGTGGAGGTAAGATAGACAATCCGGAGTACAACCCGTATAATATTgattgaattaataatatattcatttatttatattgaaaatattttattatttatttaatatttatgtgtAATGTTTGAAATATTACTTCTATTtagaaactttgaatttttgaatttataatttttggaTGTGAGTATTTATCAACctttaacaattaaaaaagaaaaaagaaatgaaaaaaaagttggatttTCAACCCAACTAACGcaaaactaaaccaaaaataTGGCAAAACTAACCCAAAAATATGGATTGAAATAGAAATGCAACTCAACCCAACCAGATTACTCCCCTATAGGCAGCACCAAAGAGAGTTACAGATGAAGATTTCATAGACGGGGATTGTCCTAAATTCTTCCTTCCAGTTAATGTAACATCATGAAaaccatttgaaattttaaaattgtgacaatttgacaaaaaaagaaattagagttTCGTTGTACAAGGAAACCAAACCAGTATGTGTACAAGGGAAGAGATTGCacttcttttataaaaaatgccTAATCAATTAAGTCTTTCATGAAATACTTGAGAAATATCCAGTTAAGGAAGAATGGCACATAGAGGTCAACGACATCTGATAAAGGcagatgagaaaaaaaaaaacagaatatAGAATCTATGTTTACATCCATCTTATTTTCCTATTAAACATATTCTTACAAGCTAAATGCACCTATTTATAGCTTAGCTAAGACACTAAAAAGGTATTTTCCCTTCAGTTTTAATAGCAAAGATCAAACAAAACATTCTTAAATATCAGTCTACAAGAGTGAaccaaaatagaacaaaatagGATATAGACCGATTTAAAAGATTCCAAGCTAGTACCCTAAACTTCACCACAAAGGCCTACATGAGGACTTAGTGTAGAGAACAATGTTTGGTCGTTTGGTAAAACATTGTTCTCTTATAGTTCTATtataaaaagatcaaaataaataaacaaagctTCCTCAAATTAGAGTCGCGGTCTTCCAAGCACTGACACCATCTGATTCCATCGTGCAATCACATATATACATCCACATTTAACTGTGGAATCAAAAGACTTTCAGTCTGATattctatttcaaatttaacatcGCAATATactattaaaaatacatatatatattaatttgtgcTATTCATACCAGCTACGAAATAATCTATAAATTAGAACATTAAAcatccccccccccccccccccccccccgtTATCTATATAAACAACCACATTCagtcaaaattgatattgacATACACATTATAGCTTTTACAAATAAACCATCAAAACTGGTCCAAATTTAAATCGAAGGGGAGTATGGAAATATGAAGAAGGTGATATCAACATACCTATCTACGCTATTGATACTATATGTCAGTGAAAATAATCATATGAAAATCCAATGGCATTACTCCTTACCCCTACACATATTCGTCTCAATCCACAGGCaggttgttttcaaatattcaaacaaatgTAAATGCATTGAATATGATTCCGAAGAGACCAAGTTTTTACCGCTCGTTGATCAGGGTCAAAATGCCATGATGCTATCCATGGTCTAATGAAGGAGATCATGTTGCAAGACTAGCACTCAGCAGTATAAAAACTTGATACTGTCCCTCAACAGTGATGGTATTGTACCTCAAATGAAGGCCTCTGAGTTGCGGCAAACTGCTCAGCGGATTCACTCCACAAGCACAGCAGTAGAATACCACCACCACGTTGCATACATTTGGAcaattactttaaaataatgatatctCACCTATTATCAGgcatttttactataaaacGCAGGCAAAGATTCCATACACCAACaaaggcttattcttcttgcaaatttcttaatttcattCGCCTCGAGTCGGATCCCATAGCTATGAAGACTGTTCATCTTTTAGCACGTTAGCCAACTCTCGGTTCAATGCCTTACATATTAGATTTATTGAGTTGAGGTTCCctgagaaaaaattaaaagagaaacatCATCAGTTACAATcatgagagaaaaatatggaaattaGCAGCACAAAAATATAGACATCATACCTCAATGGGGAACCGCAACTCATTTGATGTATAATTAGCAGCCAGGGTTTTATTCCAACCAATGTCACCCTTGCAGATGTGATCAGGCTAAGGGAAATAGAAGATCCTTTGATTCCCAACTCATTAAATGAAACAGAAAGGACTTAATGAATGAAAGCAGAGTACACAGTGACTACTGTTCATCAATTACATTACCGTGCTGAAGTCATACGAAAGCTAACAATAGAAAGCCCAAAAGCTGTAAAGAAATTCAAACCAATTCACGGAAAAACTATAGCCCTTTTCTGCCAAGTCTAGACAATGGTGGTGATACAGAGAACAGAGGGTGCTCGTTGAACCAAAAGCATCTATATAAGAACCAACTAATTTATCTGCATAGACTCAGCATGATACTTTTCCAAGTCGGCATCAAGATCTTCAGCAGAAACCTTTTCACTAGGGCCTCTTCCCCGCCCACGCCCTCTTCCAAAACCATGACCACGTTGACGTGATGGTGGACCACCCCTACCTTGCTGCCTGTTCCATTATAAAATGAATGTCACTATGATATGGATGGCTCAGAGGACGGTACCACTGATTATATAAAACAATGTAAAATCAAAGCCAAATAAACTGAGCTCAAAATATAAAGAGACTTGAGTAAAGGGGACACactacaaatgaaaaaaaatggctCCAACCATCTTTATCGTGTATCATTGTACAAATCTGTAAAAAAGTTATTCAAGTACGAATTCATATGCCATAATTGTCTGCATCAGAGACAAATTTTCCCGAGAAAACATACAACAGCATACTCCACCTAAAATATACCACAAGTTAACTACTACAACAAATGAAGAGGCCGTAATACAAATCCTTTATAAGCAGAATTAAAGGTCACCAAAACAAGGGGAAGAAAACTTTAACAGTTATAATAAGACTTAAGAATCTGAAAACAGCTAATATCAATCTGAAAACTTTAACAGTAATACTTGCAATTCATGATATATTATGTTACAATATGCGGATGTAGTTAACTATTCCATCCAATTATAAACAAATCTGTGTTCTAATTTCAATGATTAGGCATAAAAACATAATAGAGTTTATACCTTCTCGGAGCCCCATTTGAATTTTCGAAAGGGTTCACAGCAGCGGTAGGACCAACAGCAGGCGTGGAAATATTAGTTCCAACGATCTCTATCTTCATTGGTTTTCCATCAAGCTGAACGTTGTTGTACTTCTTTACAGCCGCAACAGCATCTAGTCGTCGTGAGAAAACTACTTCCGCCGTTCCCTATAGACAGAGAATTTCTTAACTTCGCCCAAAAATAGATAATGCTCAAGAACCAGTATCTTATGCCAGGCCTCGTAAGATACCTTGGATCTCCCACTTTTGTCATAATGGATTCCGTGGCGTTTCATATCACCAACTTCAGAAAAAAGTTCCTGCAAACACGAAGACTGTCAACAAAAGCAAACAAGAAAGGAAACAAGAAAGGAAACATCTCTTCTCGTTCCACTCATCCACAAGAGTTATAAATACCTTAATATCTTCGTTAGATACACCGTAATccaaattagatatataaagCTTAGTCCCAGTCTGAATAGCAGAAGCTCGCCCACCTTGCACCAGAAATCCAGAACTCGGATCGGCGAACATATCATGTTGCCACGTCGTCTCCGGCGCCTAACGTTTAACAAATCAAAAACGttcaaaacaaaacctaaatccAGAATTCAAGGAGCTAAATCGAGACAAATCGACATAAACATCGAGAAACTCGAAACCGTACCTTGGGAGCGGAATAAGGTGTGCGGTTAGCGGCGCGATTGGGGAATCTACGGACGGGACCAGGTCCAGAACCTCTTCCTCGACCTCTAGAATTTCCGGATCTGGATTTCTTGTTGTTCTTTATGATATCGTCAAGACTCATATCCAAAGGAGCGGCCATGGttgaagagaaaattgaaagaaaacaaagttgaaGGAGTAATCGAAAAAAGAAGACTGACAAGAAAATGGGAATTTAGGGTTTCGGAGATTCCTCGACGGTGTAATGGTTTGGTGAGAGAGATTTGGCGATGGAGGCCGATTTTTTTAGTCGATATAAAGACCTAAAGAAGACCGCGTAGTTTATACGCGTTGTTCCATTTTACGACGCCGTTTCACCCTCCCCAATATAAGTTACACGCGCCCGAGCGTGTATATACCGAAAATATTTAAGGaattttttagggtttttccaaaaggtaaaaaataaaagaaacaaaattcattacattggaataatattttttacgACAAAAATAGGAtagtaatgaaaaaaataaacaaaaaatgataaaactaaaactatgtaaataataaaataaatttgttgtggAGGCTAGTACAGCACCACCTTTAATTCACAGTCCAAGTGATTGGAGTTTATGATCAAAGTTTTGTTGATCTATTAGAATGCTTGTCCACATCTCTCATCCTAAACGGATTTCTAACCGcatcaccatttttttttttcaaagattaAGAGCTAAATTATACAAAGTTTCATTATAGAtcttttcattactttttattttttattcagaTTTTcccaatcaattttaaaacatattcacATGTTGTGTgctatttgaattaaattcattatatGATTATTTAATCATTAACTTTGAgcactaaatttaagatttaccCAAGATAAAAGCGAATGTACAACTACTAAGTGCTATATTAaccaattttgtattattgttaaaaataaaaacaaaaccccaCAAGGTTTAAACTGAAAGATACGGCCACCAAAAAGTTTAATCAACTAATCCAAAACTTATGCAAACCACCTCAAGGTTCAAAACAAACCCAAGTTTCTCACCATATCCAATTGAGTTTTGTCATGAACTcaattttgaaagatgattGAAGAGAAAGTTATCAAGGAGAGGGTACAATTCAATTCAGAATTAAGCTACACTAAACCCTAGAAATTTCACAAATCTGatgaagaaatggagaaaCTTTCAATGAACAATGCAACTAACAAACGCTACACAAGTAAAATAGTCCCAAAATGATTAGATTAAATACCGATGTGATtatccaaaattcaaatggaaATTGTTCCTTAACAGAAAGTATTAAATtccaaataaccaaaaaaccTAGTTCATCGTCTTGACAAACAGAGTCCCAATAATGATTCAAAGATCAGAGACAAAAAATTACATGATAAACAAAATCACTTCAATTACCACCAGATGAAGAGAAGCATTTACAAAAGCATCTATATATGTGAAAAGAAATTCACAAATCCAAAAGATATTAAAGACACAAATACATCGtaatagttaaaaatagaGACACTAACCCTAATTTATTTCATCTAAAACCACCTATAGGATTCCAATCCACactaaattaagatttaagaaCTTGTGAACTTAGTCACCGCCTTGGTGCCTTCAGATACTGCGTGCTTGGCCAACTCACCGGGAAGAACAAGTCTAACGGCCGTTTGGATCTCCCTGGAAGTGATGGTGGGCTTCTTGTTGTAGCGAGCCAATTTAGATGACTCTTGGGCGAGTTTCTCAAAGATATCGTTGATGAAACTATTCATGATTCCCATGGCCTTGCTGGAAATTCCGATGTCTGGATGAACTTGCTTCAGCACCTTGAAGATGTAGATCTTGTACGTCTCTACACTCTTCTTcgtcctcttcttcttcttgtctcCGGCAGCAGCACCGCCTTCCTTTGGAAGCTTCTTACCGGCCTTGGGCTTTTTCTCCGCCGGGGCTTTCTCTGCAACGGTTTTCTTCTCCTCGGCCGGTTTTTCGGAGGCCGGCTTCTTCTCGGCGGGCTTCTTATCGGCCTTCGGTGCCATCGGAATTTGTTCGGAAGAAAGAAAAGCGGTGAAAAATGAAGGATCGAATTGGATTCGATAAACAAAGAGCGAAATAAAGAATAATTCTCGAAGAATGGGGTTGGACTAATATATTTATACTGGCGTTCGATCTGTTCTAATTCGCTGATGGGCTAAGGCCACAGATTGCTGACCTGTCTTGAAAAACATGCGTTAGATCGTGTTTTAGATGAGCAAATAATCAACGGTTGATAAGAGGAATGACTTCAGAAAAAGCTTCCTCCTTGGCAAGACCGAATGATGTTGAAATTGGGCCGATGCAGGCCCATATTTGCGTTCGATCAGTTCTAATTCGCTAGGCTAAGGCCACAGATTGCTGACATGTCCTGAATAACATGCGTTGGATCGTGTTTTAGATTAGCAAGTAATCAACGGTTGATAAGAGGAATGGCTTCTGAAAAAGTTTAGGTTGACCagaaatttaacaaatttaaagatttaattttcataaatcacaaatttttattttaattattaaaatgaaaaaaatattgttaccAAGTTGCCTTCTACCCTAAAAACTCTTTTCTAAattcaatcattttcaaaacccaaaatatctcacttttcaaaccaaactaaataaactctttctttaattttttttcccaaaactCTAACCATTCCAAATCCTCCACCCACAAATCCCAAAATTTCCTCTCaaacttcatcttcttcgttGTCATACCCATCTAAAATACATCAATAGACAATAGCCTATGACATCATATAACATCCAACCATCTATCTCAACCGACTTAATTTCATCATCTTGTCTATTACCATCTACACAATTATAAATTGGGAGAcgctaaaatttaaattattagaaaatgaaaatagcaTAGcaacaaataactaaaattaattaaatcacaaaatgaaaaaactaacACATTATTACTATAAGTAAAAACGTTTCaacaacttcaaattaaatataaagattattaataaataaataataaattacaatttgattaaaaaatgcagtaaatttcaaatacaacCACTTCAATTTGgataactaattattttaaaatttataggaTAATTTCTTCATGGAACTTAATAACATATGCTTTTACTTTACATTTACAAAACATACAAATACCTAGTCATTTAAAATCCTTGGCATCTAAAAGgatctaaaaattaaaccatcTTATAAGTTGGTTTAAGATtccaatataattaaatagatgttttctatttgttgaagtttaaaaacaaatttcaatatgTAATAAGcaagatagaaagaaaaaattagtgtattaaggaaagagaaaaaattaaaccattgtgtaaattgatttataattctaatgtaactaaataaatacataagtattttgtatttcttgaaattgaaaaaaaaaatcaatatacaaGATTGAAGGGAGAAAAATAGTGTATGaccaaaagttaaaatttaagcctacttcaattttaaagaatttaagaaaagtttatcattcaaaaaatgaaaaatgtgaatACAAAATACCatgtatttgatatttaatttaccgCGTAGATACGTTATACTTCCAGCAGCATCAACCGATACAGAGACAATAACCACGAATAAAAAGTCGAATAAGACACAAATAGATTGGAGCACGAAAAAAATTTACCTTGAATACGCTCAACAAattgttgaaacaaaaattcaaatagaaCATACACCTCAACGATACGAGATACTAAGAAGTTTCTATCCATCTAgcaaaaaaagtagttttttacCAATTGTAAAGCCATTTAAAAAACGTAATGAGAGCAAGCAAATAAATAGGTTTTTCTTAGAACATATTTGCTCTAAAAGGTAAACCTTCTTTAATGAGGATATCAGATTTGTGACGATtaaaaagcttaaaaaataattattctataATCAAACTCTGATGGTTGGACACAATGTTTTGTTTCtactaaatcaaatttaagtaCACTGTATTTTTCGAAGTGCATAACATATCACATACTCAACAACAAcacataaattatttaaatcactTAGAgggaatttttataaaagcaaCATGAGCCATGAGACAACCTTATCTTCAACAATTCTAATAAGATTAGAACTATTGTAGCCAAGCTAGTAAACCGTCAAACGAGACACAAAGTTTAGAAGAGGGAAAAAGCTTACCTTAAATACAATCTATGAATTGTTAGAATGAAGAATTGGATGAAATCTCAACAAGAAAAGGAGGTTCGCCGAGAGATAAACGAAAAAGTGTCATAAGATTCTTTTCTGATGAATAAACATGTGTCAGGATCAGAGTTGGACAAAATGAGTCGAGAGTGGATCTTTTGACGCACAAGATTACGACGTCGAGAGAAGTGTGTCGGATCTCTTGACACTTAATCTTGTGCGTCAAGAgatcctatattttttttgtataaaaatacACTTTCCATAATAATTGAAGGAGTTATGTATCAATGGAGagcctttaaaaaaaagtatttcaGAGCTGGTATACtttcatatttattcaaagttaaaaatacaaaagttgaACTCCATCCTTACAAACCTTTTCTCAAAGTATAGGTCTTACCATTCTTACCTATAAGTTGaaacataacaaaacaaatcaaagatGAACAAACCAAAATGATTCACCATAAAATcctaaaataaagaacaaagtCAACATTgctaaatgaaaaattaacaatCGGTGATCACTACgacatcttcttctttatttctttctttattctctATGTTGTACCATCATTCTTGACGTCAAACCCTAACGGTGGCACACGGcgtcctcttcctcttcttcttagATATGGAAGAAAAGACACGcccaaagaagaaaaacagggTAAAAGGGgaaggagaaggaagaaaaaaataaaataagaaaagagatgGGAGAGAGACGTCAAAACAGGacaaaaagataataaaataaagaaaggagAGGGAATTGAcaacactactacaaaaagaGCCTTTCTTGACggttgttatttttctttcttggcGGTTGTTATGCAAACTAAAGATGACATAAACTAGGGGTAATCGGAGCATATAACTAAAGGTGTTTGCATAACTAGTTTAGGTGTTTGCTTTTCATTATAGGTTATAAcgcttgggtgtgacgttttggcattttcatatgcaagcctgccagagctgaaaatgttcaaaatgtactataggggagacataccagttgaatccTCGTCCGagcattagttgtactctttgcaagcaaccATTTTTCCTTGTAATTGACAGACTTTAATGTTTATCGTAACGTCTATTTTAATgtacttctttctttcttgcgttttataaataaaatttccctaaaacgcAAAGGAAGGTTACGACATACGTCGACGTTATCCACAACTCTTAGATTTTtatcggctgacttgttcgttgagttagaacaagtgtcgcacaatcgtccgtctcgaggttgaaacgctacgattgtgacaagtggtattagAGCCTAATTGGCTGACAGTTCAAACAGAGAGATGTCGACTGCAAAACGAGTGAGCAAGACCCATGAAGAACGGTTGGTGGGGATTGAAGAGCAGATGCTCCACCTTATGGAAATTCCTAATTCCATCCGATTTATGGAAGAACGAATTGAGGAAGTTTCCGAGAGAGCCGAAGTTGTTGACGCGGTGTCCGGTCGCCTGAACGGATTACCCATACAAGATTTGTTGGCTAGAGTTGACACGTTAGAGTCACAAATCCAGAGAATTGAAAATGTTCCCTACGAGCGTGGGGACAATTCATCGGGCTCTATTGCCCGAATGGAGGAGCGAGTTATGGAGAAGATAACTCTTAGAAAGACATACTGGAAATGATAAACGGCATGTCAGAGGACTTTCGAGCCACCCTGGATGTCGTTAGAAATGAAATCGTAGAGGTGAACATGAAGGTGAGCCTTACGATGCGAGCATTGGCCAATCAAGCTCCGGGTTGAGGAGCAATTACAATTGGCAAGATAAAGATCCTGAAACCCAACCCCTTTTGTGGGGCAAGGGATGCAAAGGCATTGGAAAACTTTATCTTCAATATTGAGCAGTACTTTAAAGCGACAAACACCGTGGCAGAGGAAGCCAAAGTGTCGTTGGCGACCCTGCATCTATCTGAGGATGCAAAGTTGTGGTGGAGGTCCCAATATATTGACATTCAGGAAGGGCGTTACATAATAGACACGTGGGACAGTTTGAAGAGAGAACTCCGTTCACAGTTTTTTTCTGGAAAATGTCGAGATTCTAGCTCGATGAAAACTGCGGGAATTAAAGCATACTGGAACCACTCGGGAGTATGTGAAGCAGTTTGCGGGGCTGATGTTGAACATATCCGACATGACTGAAAAGGACAAGatctttagttttgttgaagGACTGAAGCCATGGGCAAGGACTAAGCTATACGAGCAGAAGGTCCAAGACCTCGTATCAGCCTATGCGACAACTGAACACTTGTTTGATCTATCTAGTGACGTTCAAGAGAAGAGACGTCATCAAAGCTCTTCACCTAGAAGAGACAGAAACAGCCGACCGAATTCTCCTGAAGTTGTCAGTGGAAATAGAAGTCCCGGTAGAGACCGCAAGCCTTTCCAGTCAAACACGGGGAACAATGGGCAAAGACCCAATAATCAGAGGACATCTCACACTTCTATAAGTTGCTACATTTGTAACGGACCACATCGGGGAAAGGAATGTTCAGATAAAGCTGCCTTTTATGCCTTTCAGGCCTCTTTAGCTGCAGACTCAGATGACACATCGAGTCAACTAGAGAAGGAAATTGGGCAAGTAGAAGGAGTTCAGAATGTTAGAGTGGGAGCCATAAGACTCTTGTCGTCCCTTCAGAAGAAAGCAGGAGAGACAAGTGGTCGTACTAAAGGGGGCCTAATATATGTTGACACCTGGATCAACCGAAAGCATGCAAAGAGCACTATGGTTGACTCCGGTGCCactcataattttataacGGTGGCCGAAGCAAGACGACTAAACCTTCATTGGAAGGAGGATACGGAAAAAATGAATGTCGTGAATTCTACAGCTCTACTTGTCGTTGGGATAGTGAAATGGGTAGCGATACAGTTGGAAGGATGGAGCGGCTTCGTTGATTTTGTGGTTGTAGGCATGGATGACTTTGATGTAGTTCTCGGAATGGAATTCCTTCTCGAACATCAAGTGATCATAATGCTTGCAGCCAAATGTCAAGTGATCATGGGGTATACCCCCACCGTTGTGCAGACAGACCTTCAGCAACCCAAAGGACTGAGAATGATCTCGGCCATGAAACTGAGAGAGAGCCGTGTTGGAGAAGTTAGGAATCGAGTTTCTGAAACTTAACAAAATCAAGGTAAATGACAATTGAATTTAGGAATCGAAAGCACCTTAGAACCCTAGCTTTGTGCGACGTTGCGCACTTTCTCTTGTATCGATCGTGTTGTCAGTTCTCAGGCGAATCCAATGCGGGGTCGGCCTATTCtgcctcttcttcttcaagagcttcttcttcattctaaAAGTCTTATGAGACAACATTTTCGACGATGAACGGTGAGTGTGGAGGGTTTCAAATAGATTTTTTCGAATGGAGGTGAGCGTTTTGAACGGATGGGCAGAGGTTTCCAAAAGATTGACTTCGCGTGCGGCTCGTCCTTTGGGGTGGGCAGACGTCGTCGACGACAATGGCAGCAAACGGTCGGAGTTGTGGACGTCTGGCGGCAGAGGGTTTCGGTGTGTGCGGGGGGTTTTGAATGGGTTTTTTCGAATGGAGGTGAGCGTTTCGAACGAATGGGCCGAGGTTTCCAAAAGAATGACTTCGCGGGCGGGGGTTCTTTGGGGTGGGTAGACGTCGTCAACGACAATGGAAGCAAGCGGTCGGAGTTGTGGACGGTCGGCGGCAGAGGGTTTCGGTGTGTGTGGGGGTTTCGAATGGGTTTTTTCGAATGGAGGTGAGCGTTTCGAACGAATGGGTCAGGGTTTCCAAAAGATTGACTTCGCGCGCGGGGTTCTTTGGGGTGGGTAGATGTCGTCGACGACAGTGGAAGCAAGCGGACGAAGAGGTGGACGGCCGGCGGCATAGGGTTTCGGTGTGTGGGAGGGTTTCGAATGGGGTGaggattttcaaatgaatgGATTTCCAAAATGGTGACTACGGATGAGAGGGTATGTTTTTGggtataatattttttttttcgtttcaaaataatcaaaatatatgtttgttgAGTTATTTAAATGACTTAAGTACCATATCTCTTATTCTTAAgcttttttaatgaaaacaaacCTCTTATCACTTCAAATAATGAGAATATTATACTAGGAGCAAAAAATACTAGGAGAGAATAGAGgcaagataaataaaatatatctacctataaaaattatatttcctCCTTTACTCGCCTTCTTCCTTCTCGGGTACCTTTAATATTCTTCAACGTACTGGTCAGTCAAATCcaagttctttttttagttatttttggagagaaagggaaagatgaaaagagaagagaatgaaattaaaattttaatagatttatattattaaaataatttttaataagtttattttaataaatttatttaataaaatgag
This DNA window, taken from Cucumis sativus cultivar 9930 chromosome 6, Cucumber_9930_V3, whole genome shotgun sequence, encodes the following:
- the LOC101217986 gene encoding THO complex subunit 4A — encoded protein: MAAPLDMSLDDIIKNNKKSRSGNSRGRGRGSGPGPVRRFPNRAANRTPYSAPKAPETTWQHDMFADPSSGFLVQGGRASAIQTGTKLYISNLDYGVSNEDIKELFSEVGDMKRHGIHYDKSGRSKGTAEVVFSRRLDAVAAVKKYNNVQLDGKPMKIEIVGTNISTPAVGPTAAVNPFENSNGAPRRQQGRGGPPSRQRGHGFGRGRGRGRGPSEKVSAEDLDADLEKYHAESMQIN
- the LOC101218225 gene encoding histone H2B, whose product is MAPKADKKPAEKKPASEKPAEEKKTVAEKAPAEKKPKAGKKLPKEGGAAAGDKKKKRTKKSVETYKIYIFKVLKQVHPDIGISSKAMGIMNSFINDIFEKLAQESSKLARYNKKPTITSREIQTAVRLVLPGELAKHAVSEGTKAVTKFTSS
- the LOC105435997 gene encoding uncharacterized protein LOC105435997 — translated: MTEKDKIFSFVEGLKPWARTKLYEQKVQDLVSAYATTEHLFDLSSDVQEKRRHQSSSPRRDRNSRPNSPEVVSGNRSPGRDRKPFQSNTGNNGQRPNNQRTSHTSISCYICNGPHRGKECSDKAAFYAFQASLAADSDDTSSQLEKEIGQVEGVQNVRVGAIRLLSSLQKKAGETSGRTKGGLIYVDTWINRKHAKSTMVDSGATHNFITVAEARRLNLHWKEDTEKMNVVNSTALLVVGIVKWVAIQLEGWSGFVDFVVVGMDDFDVVLGMEFLLEHQVIIMLAAKCQVIMGYTPTVVQTDLQQPKGLRMISAMKLRESRVGEVRNRVSET
- the LOC105435810 gene encoding 60S ribosomal protein L39-like, yielding MLSHKTFRMKKKLLKKKRQNRPTPHWIRLRTDNTIDTRESAQRRTKLGF